The genomic stretch GATCGACCTGGTCATGTCGCATAGTTCTGACCAGCATGCCTGGTTCATCGAGAGCCGGTCGAGCCGGGTCAACCCGAAGGCGGACTGGTATGTCTGGGCGGATGCCAAGCCGGACGGTACGCCGCCGAATAACTGGATGTCGATCTTCGGCGGGTCCGCATGGCACTGGGACCCGACGCGCATGCAGTACTACATGCACAACTTCCTGACCTCCCAGCCGGACCTCAACCTGCACAATCCGGAGGTCCAGGATGCGCTCCTCGACATGACGCGCTTTTGGCTGGAGCGGGGCGTGGATGGCTTCCGGCTCGATACCATCAACTTCTACTTCCATGACAAGGAGCTGCGCGACAATCCTGCACTCGAAGTGTCGCGGCGCAACGCCTCCACGGCGCCTGCGGTCAATCCTTATAATTTCCAGGAGCACATCTACGACAAGAACCGTCCGGAGAACCTGGATTTCCTGAGGCGGTTCCGCGCGGTGCTCGACGAATTCCCGGCAATTGCCGCCGTCGGCGAGGTGGGCGACAGCCAGCGTGGGCTGGAGATTGTCGGCGAGTACACATCCGGCGGCGACAAGATGCACATGTGCTACGCCTTCGAATTTCTGGCGCCGGACGCGCTGACGCCGTCGCGGGTCAAGGAGGTCCAGACAGCATTTTCGGCAGCAGCGCCCGAGGGCTGGGCCTGCTGGGCCTTCTCCAACCATGACGTCGTCCGTCACGCCAGCCGCTGGGGCGCCGAGGTCCAGGATCGCGATGCCTATGTCAGGATGCTCGCGGCAGTGCTGATGACGCAGCGCGGATCGGTCTGCATCTATCAGGGCGAGGAATTGGGCCTGACCGAAGCGGACATCGCGTTCGCCGACCTGCAGGACCCATACGGGATCCAGTTCTGGCCAGAGTTCAAGGGGCGTGACGGATGCCGCACACCGATGGTCTGGGATGCTCAGGCACTTCATGCCGGCTTCTCCACCTCCGACCGCACCTGGCTTCCAATTCCCGTCGAACACCAGCTTCGCGCCGTCAGCGCCCAGTACGGCGATCCGGACTCGGTGCTGGAGCAGTACCGGCGCTTCCTTGCATTTCGCAAGCAGCATCCCGCGCTGGCCAAGGGAGACATGGAACTGTTGCCGTCCGAGATGCCGCTCCTGCAATATGAGCGGCGCTACGGCAACGAGATCGTCCTGTGTGTCTTCAACATGTCGCCGCAGCCGGCGACGGTAGAGCCGCCTCCCGGCGATTGGGAGGTGCTGGAGGGTCACGGCTTCGGAAGCACGGTGGAAGGCAATCGCATAGACTTGCCCGCATGGGGGGCGTTTTTCGCCCGGCGGGCCTAAAGGAGGGGAAAATGGCTGGCGTCGTTCTGAAGGACATCCGCAAGGCTTACGGCCAGGTCAAGGTGATCCACGGCATCGATCTGGAGATCAGGCAGGGGGAGTTCGTCGTTTTCGTCGGGCCCTCGGGGTGCGGCAAGTCCACGCTGCTAAGGATGATCGCGGGCCTCGAGACCATTACCGGCGGCGAGATGTACATCGACGGCCAACTGGTCAACGAGGTGCCGCCTTCCAAGCGCGGCATTGCGATGGTCTTCCAGTCCTACGCGCTTTACCCGCACATGACCGTCTACGACAACATGGCCTTCGGCATGCGCATCGCCAAGGAGAACAAGGCGGAGATCGACCGGCGGGTGCGGGCGGCAGCCGACATCCTCCAGTTGACCCCCTACCTGGATCGTCTGCCCAAGGCGCTCTCGGGGGGGCAGCGGCAACGCGTCGCCATCGGCCGTGCGATCTGCCGGGACCCCAAGGTATTCCTGTTCGATGAACCCCTTTCGAACCTGGACGCGGCCCTTCGTGTCGCGACGCGCATCGAGATTGCCAAGCTCAATGAGTCCATGCCGGACACCACGATGATCTACGTCACCCACGATCAGGTCGAGGCGATGACGCTGGCCGAC from Pseudorhizobium banfieldiae encodes the following:
- a CDS encoding alpha-glucosidase family protein; the encoded protein is MTILAGTPAAPDKDWWRGAVIYQIYPRSFQDSNGDGIGDLKGITARLPHVSALGADAIWISPFFPSPMRDFGYDVSNYTEVDPMFGTLSDFDALIAEAHRLGLKVMIDLVMSHSSDQHAWFIESRSSRVNPKADWYVWADAKPDGTPPNNWMSIFGGSAWHWDPTRMQYYMHNFLTSQPDLNLHNPEVQDALLDMTRFWLERGVDGFRLDTINFYFHDKELRDNPALEVSRRNASTAPAVNPYNFQEHIYDKNRPENLDFLRRFRAVLDEFPAIAAVGEVGDSQRGLEIVGEYTSGGDKMHMCYAFEFLAPDALTPSRVKEVQTAFSAAAPEGWACWAFSNHDVVRHASRWGAEVQDRDAYVRMLAAVLMTQRGSVCIYQGEELGLTEADIAFADLQDPYGIQFWPEFKGRDGCRTPMVWDAQALHAGFSTSDRTWLPIPVEHQLRAVSAQYGDPDSVLEQYRRFLAFRKQHPALAKGDMELLPSEMPLLQYERRYGNEIVLCVFNMSPQPATVEPPPGDWEVLEGHGFGSTVEGNRIDLPAWGAFFARRA
- a CDS encoding ABC transporter ATP-binding protein, producing MAGVVLKDIRKAYGQVKVIHGIDLEIRQGEFVVFVGPSGCGKSTLLRMIAGLETITGGEMYIDGQLVNEVPPSKRGIAMVFQSYALYPHMTVYDNMAFGMRIAKENKAEIDRRVRAAADILQLTPYLDRLPKALSGGQRQRVAIGRAICRDPKVFLFDEPLSNLDAALRVATRIEIAKLNESMPDTTMIYVTHDQVEAMTLADRIVVLSAGRIEQVGTPLDLYERPHNLFVARFIGSPAMNILPVTITETGETTTVSFGGGKAVRVPIRTDASERGKSASFGVRPEDLSVAEDGDFLFEGRISLVEALGEVTLLYIEGLSDHEPLIAKFPGIWSGRKGDTVRLTASPHKLHLFDADGHTYRT